One genomic segment of Streptomyces sp. NBC_00239 includes these proteins:
- a CDS encoding DUF3068 domain-containing protein: MRRRASLVLLSLAVFCTALAPLLRWWMYPSFAKIPPGQYQEVVLEAKPATLLDYGTLKPKKVSKITIVQTLKGNVERSEEIEADAGKDVVVWDALTYMAGPDDKMVSSVPERYIFDAHTQDPVHATGEMVDGDPVRREGIEYKWPFFTEPRDYLYFDAQSRTSAPIHYVGPRKFRGLDVYYYEQTIPWTKVPFPKKMPLPGFDASTIEKSFGTSRWYTTKRMFWVEPVTGAPVNGEEIHTEELRGGSLTAAAPGQRLVVFDGHVKMREDYLRHTVELVASNRTKILFLHTYAPGGLVVGGVALLALALWLEARARRPEPRDATAPDAPDPT, translated from the coding sequence ATGCGACGCAGAGCGAGCCTCGTCCTGCTCTCCCTCGCCGTGTTCTGCACCGCGCTCGCACCGCTGCTGCGCTGGTGGATGTACCCGAGCTTCGCGAAGATCCCGCCCGGCCAGTACCAGGAGGTGGTCCTGGAGGCGAAACCCGCGACCCTCCTCGACTACGGCACGTTGAAGCCGAAGAAGGTCTCGAAGATCACCATCGTGCAGACGCTCAAGGGCAACGTCGAGCGCTCCGAGGAGATCGAGGCCGACGCCGGCAAGGACGTCGTCGTCTGGGACGCGCTCACCTACATGGCCGGGCCCGACGACAAGATGGTGTCGTCCGTCCCCGAGCGGTACATCTTCGACGCCCACACCCAGGACCCCGTCCACGCCACCGGCGAGATGGTCGACGGGGACCCGGTCCGGCGCGAGGGCATCGAGTACAAGTGGCCCTTCTTCACCGAGCCGCGCGACTACCTCTACTTCGACGCGCAGAGCCGTACCTCCGCGCCGATCCACTACGTGGGCCCCCGCAAGTTCCGCGGTCTGGACGTCTACTACTACGAGCAGACGATCCCGTGGACCAAGGTGCCCTTCCCCAAGAAGATGCCGCTGCCGGGCTTCGACGCGTCGACCATCGAGAAGTCCTTCGGGACCAGCCGCTGGTACACGACGAAGCGGATGTTCTGGGTGGAGCCCGTGACGGGCGCGCCCGTCAACGGCGAGGAGATCCACACCGAGGAGCTGCGCGGCGGGTCGCTGACCGCGGCGGCGCCGGGCCAGAGGCTGGTCGTGTTCGACGGGCACGTGAAGATGCGCGAGGACTACCTCCGGCACACGGTGGAGCTGGTCGCCTCGAACCGGACCAAGATTCTCTTCCTGCACACGTACGCGCCCGGCGGGCTGGTCGTGGGGGGTGTCGCGCTGCTGGCCCTCGCCCTCTGGCTCGAAGCCCGCGCCCGGCGCCCCGAACCCCGCGACGCCACCGCCCCGGACGCCCCCGACCCCACCTGA
- the hrpB gene encoding ATP-dependent helicase HrpB: MSIRTEALAALPVREALPALTAALDTHGTAVLCAPPGTGKTTLVPLVLAGLAGPDGRPGDGLPARRVLVAEPRRIAARAAARRMAWLLGEEPGARVGFTVRGERVAGPATVVEVVTTGVLLQRLQRDPELSGVDVVVLDECHERHLDADTVAAFLLDVRATLRPELRLVAASATTDAAGWARLLDDAPVVEAAGVSYPVERVWAPPARPVRPPHGMRVDPALLTHVAAVVRRALAERDGDLLCFLPGVGEISRVAGQLGAVGAEVLQVHGRAPAAVQDAVLAGGTGRRVILATAVAESSLTVPGVRIVVDAGLAREPRTDHARGLGSLTTVRASRAAARQRAGRAGREAPGAVYRCWSEAEHGRLSAFPAPEIKLADLAGFALQAACWGDPDATGLALLDAPPAGAMAAAREVLAAVGAVDAAGRATARGGRMARLGLHPRLARALLDAAPQTGARRAAEVVALLSEEPPRDYGDDLAAAWRTARRGGDGYAARWRTEVRRLSRAAEAAAGGGGGDSQQGGPGDDAVAGLVAALAFPERVARARGAGAFLMASGTGAELADGSALRSAPWLAVAVADRGAHAASARVRLGAVLDEDTARAAAGHLLSAGEEVRWEGGEVLARGVERLGAIELAARALKNPDPALLRAALLDGLRDEGLGLLRWTPDAAGLRARLGFLHRVAGEPWPDVSDEALLARPDDWLEPELSRARRRSDLARIDAGQALNRLLPWATGHAARLDELAPERLEVPSGSRIRLDYSAEQPVLAVKLQEMFGLRQTPRVGGVPGVPVLVHLLSPAGRPAAVTADLASFWAGGYRAVRAELRGRYPRHPWPEDPATAEPTRHTNARLKR, encoded by the coding sequence GTGTCGATACGCACCGAGGCGCTCGCCGCCCTCCCGGTCCGGGAGGCCCTGCCCGCCCTGACCGCCGCCCTGGACACCCACGGCACCGCCGTGCTCTGCGCGCCGCCCGGCACCGGCAAGACCACCCTGGTCCCGCTCGTGCTGGCCGGGCTGGCCGGCCCGGACGGGCGGCCCGGCGACGGCCTCCCGGCGCGCCGGGTGCTGGTCGCGGAGCCCCGCCGGATCGCGGCCCGCGCCGCGGCCCGCCGGATGGCCTGGCTGCTGGGCGAGGAACCCGGCGCCCGGGTGGGCTTCACGGTCCGCGGCGAGCGGGTCGCCGGCCCGGCCACCGTGGTGGAGGTCGTCACCACCGGTGTGCTGCTCCAGCGCCTGCAGCGGGACCCGGAGCTGTCCGGGGTCGACGTCGTGGTCCTCGACGAGTGCCACGAACGCCACCTGGACGCGGACACCGTCGCCGCCTTCCTCCTCGACGTGCGCGCCACGCTCCGCCCGGAGCTGCGGCTGGTGGCGGCCTCCGCGACCACCGACGCGGCGGGCTGGGCCCGGCTGCTGGACGACGCCCCGGTGGTCGAGGCCGCCGGCGTCTCGTACCCGGTGGAGCGGGTGTGGGCGCCGCCGGCCCGGCCGGTGCGGCCCCCGCACGGGATGCGGGTCGACCCGGCGCTGCTGACGCACGTCGCCGCGGTGGTGCGGCGCGCACTGGCCGAGCGGGACGGCGACCTGCTGTGCTTCCTGCCGGGCGTGGGGGAGATCTCCCGGGTCGCCGGGCAGCTCGGGGCGGTGGGAGCGGAGGTCCTCCAGGTGCACGGCCGGGCCCCGGCCGCCGTACAGGACGCGGTCCTCGCGGGCGGCACCGGACGCCGGGTCATCCTGGCGACGGCGGTCGCCGAGTCCAGCCTGACCGTGCCCGGCGTGCGGATCGTGGTGGACGCCGGCCTGGCCCGCGAGCCGCGCACCGACCACGCCCGCGGCCTGGGCTCCCTGACGACCGTACGGGCCTCCCGGGCGGCGGCGCGGCAGCGGGCGGGCCGGGCCGGGCGCGAGGCCCCCGGCGCCGTGTACCGGTGCTGGTCCGAGGCCGAGCACGGCCGGCTGTCCGCGTTCCCCGCGCCCGAGATCAAGCTCGCCGACCTGGCCGGCTTCGCCCTGCAGGCGGCCTGCTGGGGCGACCCGGACGCGACCGGGCTGGCGCTGCTCGACGCCCCGCCGGCCGGGGCGATGGCCGCGGCCCGCGAGGTGCTGGCCGCGGTCGGCGCCGTGGACGCGGCGGGGCGGGCCACCGCCCGCGGCGGCCGCATGGCCCGACTGGGCCTGCACCCGCGCCTGGCCCGCGCCCTGCTGGACGCGGCCCCGCAGACCGGCGCCCGGCGGGCCGCCGAGGTCGTGGCCCTCCTCAGCGAGGAACCGCCGCGCGACTACGGCGACGACCTGGCGGCGGCATGGCGCACGGCCCGCCGCGGCGGCGACGGCTATGCGGCGCGCTGGCGCACCGAAGTCCGGCGCCTGAGCCGGGCGGCCGAGGCGGCCGCGGGGGGCGGGGGCGGGGACTCGCAGCAGGGTGGGCCGGGGGACGACGCCGTGGCCGGGCTCGTGGCGGCGCTGGCGTTTCCCGAGCGGGTGGCGCGGGCGCGGGGCGCGGGCGCGTTCCTGATGGCGTCCGGCACCGGCGCGGAACTCGCGGACGGGTCCGCGCTGCGCAGCGCGCCCTGGCTGGCGGTGGCGGTCGCGGACCGCGGCGCGCACGCCGCCTCGGCGCGGGTGCGGCTGGGCGCCGTACTCGACGAGGACACCGCCCGGGCCGCCGCCGGGCACCTGCTGTCCGCGGGCGAGGAGGTGCGCTGGGAGGGCGGCGAGGTGCTCGCCCGCGGTGTGGAACGGCTGGGCGCGATCGAGCTGGCCGCGCGCGCCCTGAAGAACCCCGATCCGGCCCTGCTGCGGGCCGCGCTCCTGGACGGGCTGCGCGACGAGGGGCTCGGGCTGCTGCGGTGGACCCCGGACGCGGCGGGACTGCGGGCCCGGCTCGGCTTCCTGCACCGGGTGGCGGGCGAGCCGTGGCCGGACGTCTCGGACGAGGCGCTGCTGGCGCGGCCCGACGACTGGCTGGAACCGGAGCTGTCGCGGGCCCGGCGGCGGTCGGACCTGGCCCGGATCGACGCGGGCCAGGCGCTGAACCGGCTGCTGCCCTGGGCGACCGGGCACGCGGCCCGCCTCGACGAGCTGGCGCCGGAGCGGCTGGAGGTGCCGAGCGGTTCCCGGATCCGGCTGGACTACTCGGCGGAACAGCCGGTGCTGGCGGTGAAGCTCCAGGAGATGTTCGGGCTGCGGCAGACGCCGCGGGTGGGTGGGGTGCCGGGGGTGCCGGTCCTCGTACACCTGTTGTCGCCGGCCGGGCGGCCGGCGGCGGTCACCGCGGATCTGGCGTCCTTCTGGGCCGGGGGGTACCGGGCGGTGCGGGCCGAGCTGCGCGGGCGCTACCCCCGGCACCCGTGGCCGGAAGACCCCGCGACCGCCGAACCCACCCGCCACACCAACGCCCGCCTCAAACGCTGA
- a CDS encoding class I SAM-dependent methyltransferase, whose translation MNQEDDVSEGVYEAIDAEAGESDDAEATRRDAGEAESSRASRGWWDRNADEYQSEHGAFLGDDRFVWGPEGLDEADAALLGPAAALHGKDVLEIGAGAAQCSRWLAARGARPVALDLSHRQLQHALRIGDGDVPLVQADAGALPFRDGSFDLACSAYGAVPFVADPVNVMREVRRVLRPGGRWVFSVTHPIRWAFPDEPGAEGLSVSASYFDRTPYVEQDETGEALYVEHHRTLGDRVRDVVAGGFRLLDLVEPEWPAWNSQEWGGWSPLRGHLIPGTAIFVCERD comes from the coding sequence ATGAACCAAGAGGATGACGTCTCCGAAGGCGTGTACGAGGCAATCGATGCGGAAGCCGGGGAATCCGACGACGCCGAGGCCACCCGGCGTGACGCCGGAGAAGCGGAGAGCAGCCGGGCCAGCCGCGGCTGGTGGGACCGCAACGCCGACGAGTACCAGAGCGAGCACGGCGCCTTCCTCGGCGACGACCGCTTCGTCTGGGGGCCGGAAGGACTCGACGAGGCGGACGCGGCCCTGCTCGGCCCGGCCGCAGCCCTGCACGGCAAGGACGTCCTGGAGATCGGCGCCGGCGCCGCCCAGTGCAGCCGCTGGCTGGCCGCCCGGGGCGCCCGGCCGGTGGCCCTGGACCTCTCCCACCGCCAGCTCCAGCACGCGCTGCGGATCGGCGACGGTGACGTACCCCTCGTCCAGGCGGACGCCGGGGCGCTGCCCTTCCGCGACGGCTCCTTCGATCTGGCGTGCTCGGCGTACGGAGCGGTGCCCTTCGTCGCGGACCCCGTGAACGTGATGCGCGAGGTGCGGCGGGTCCTGCGCCCGGGCGGCCGCTGGGTCTTCTCCGTCACCCACCCGATCCGCTGGGCGTTCCCGGACGAGCCCGGCGCCGAGGGCCTGTCCGTGTCGGCCTCCTACTTCGACCGCACGCCGTACGTGGAGCAGGACGAGACGGGCGAGGCCCTGTACGTCGAACACCACCGGACGCTCGGCGACCGGGTGCGGGACGTCGTCGCCGGCGGCTTCCGGCTGCTGGACCTGGTCGAGCCCGAGTGGCCGGCCTGGAACAGCCAGGAGTGGGGCGGCTGGTCCCCGCTGCGCGGCCACCTGATCCCCGGCACGGCGATCTTCGTCTGCGAGCGGGACTGA
- the rpsA gene encoding 30S ribosomal protein S1, protein MTSSTETTATTPQVAVNDIGDADAFLAAIDETIKYFNDGDIVDGVIVKVDRDEVLLDIGYKTEGVIPSRELSIKHDVDPNEVVKVGDEIEALVLQKEDKEGRLILSKKRAQYERAWGTIEKIKEEDGIVTGTVIEVVKGGLILDIGLRGFLPASLVEMRRVRDLQPYVGKELEAKIIELDKNRNNVVLSRRAWLEQTQSEVRQTFLTTLQKGQVRSGVVSSIVNFGAFVDLGGVDGLVHVSELSWKHIDHPSEVVEVGQEVTVEVLDVDMDRERVSLSLKATQEDPWQQFARTHQIGQVVPGKVTKLVPFGAFVRVDEGIEGLVHISELAERHVEIPEQVVQVNDEIFVKVIDIDLERRRISLSLKQANESFGADPASVEFDPTLYGMAASYDDQGNYIYPEGFDPETNDWLEGFDTQRETWERQYAEAQVRFEQHQAQVIKSREADEAAAAEGAAAPAAGGNAGAGISGGSYSSESDDTSGALASDEALAALREKLAGGQS, encoded by the coding sequence ATGACGAGCAGCACCGAGACCACCGCCACCACTCCGCAGGTTGCGGTCAACGACATCGGCGACGCGGACGCGTTCCTCGCGGCGATCGACGAGACGATCAAGTACTTCAACGACGGCGACATCGTCGACGGCGTCATCGTCAAGGTGGACCGGGACGAGGTTCTCCTCGACATCGGTTACAAGACCGAGGGCGTCATCCCGAGCCGCGAGCTCTCGATCAAGCACGACGTCGACCCGAACGAGGTCGTCAAGGTCGGCGACGAGATCGAGGCCCTGGTTCTCCAGAAGGAGGACAAGGAAGGCCGTCTGATCCTGTCCAAGAAGCGCGCTCAGTACGAGCGTGCCTGGGGCACGATCGAGAAGATCAAGGAAGAAGACGGCATCGTCACCGGTACCGTCATCGAGGTCGTCAAGGGTGGTCTCATCCTCGACATCGGCCTCCGTGGCTTCCTGCCGGCCTCCCTCGTCGAGATGCGTCGCGTCCGCGACCTCCAGCCCTACGTGGGCAAGGAGCTCGAGGCGAAGATCATCGAGCTGGACAAGAACCGCAACAACGTGGTCCTGTCCCGCCGCGCCTGGCTCGAGCAGACCCAGTCCGAGGTGCGCCAGACGTTCCTCACCACCCTGCAGAAGGGTCAGGTCCGCTCCGGCGTCGTCTCCTCGATCGTCAACTTCGGTGCCTTCGTGGACCTGGGTGGCGTCGACGGTCTCGTCCACGTCTCCGAGCTGTCCTGGAAGCACATCGACCACCCGTCCGAGGTTGTCGAGGTCGGCCAGGAAGTCACCGTCGAGGTCCTCGACGTCGACATGGACCGCGAGCGCGTCTCCCTGTCGCTGAAGGCGACGCAGGAAGACCCGTGGCAGCAGTTCGCCCGGACCCACCAGATCGGTCAGGTCGTCCCGGGTAAGGTCACCAAGCTGGTTCCGTTCGGTGCGTTCGTCCGCGTGGACGAGGGCATCGAGGGCCTGGTCCACATCTCCGAGCTGGCCGAGCGCCACGTCGAGATCCCGGAGCAGGTCGTCCAGGTCAACGACGAGATCTTCGTCAAGGTCATCGACATCGACCTTGAGCGTCGCCGGATCTCGCTGTCGCTGAAGCAGGCCAACGAGTCCTTCGGTGCCGACCCGGCCTCGGTCGAGTTCGACCCGACCCTCTACGGCATGGCCGCGTCGTACGACGACCAGGGCAACTACATCTACCCCGAGGGCTTCGACCCCGAGACCAACGACTGGCTCGAGGGCTTCGACACCCAGCGCGAGACGTGGGAGCGCCAGTACGCCGAGGCGCAGGTCCGCTTCGAGCAGCACCAGGCGCAGGTCATCAAGAGCCGCGAGGCCGACGAGGCCGCTGCCGCCGAGGGCGCTGCCGCCCCGGCCGCCGGTGGCAACGCCGGTGCGGGCATCTCGGGTGGTTCGTACTCCTCGGAGTCGGACGACACCTCCGGCGCCCTGGCGTCGGACGAGGCCCTGGCCGCGCTCCGCGAGAAGCTGGCCGGCGGCCAGAGCTGA
- a CDS encoding PAC2 family protein, whose product MLDPQGLYEWDAKGLAVVDLALAQDSAGLVMLYHFEGYIDAGDTGEQIVGRLLDTLPHQVVARFDADRLVDYRARRPLLTFQRDHWTEFEAPELDVRLVQDATGAPFLLLSGPEPDVEWERFAKAVEQIVERLGVRLSVNFHGIPMGVPHTRPVGITPHGNRTDLMPGHRSPFDEAQVPGSAESLVEFRLGQAGHDVLGVAAHVPHYIARSPYPDAALTALEAITAATGLVLPGVAHSLRAEAHRTQTEIDRQIREGDEELVSLVQGLEHQYDAAAGSETRGNMIAEPAEIPSADEIGREFERFLAEREGDA is encoded by the coding sequence GTGCTTGATCCACAGGGTTTGTACGAATGGGACGCCAAGGGCCTGGCGGTGGTCGACCTGGCTCTGGCCCAGGACTCCGCCGGACTGGTCATGCTCTACCACTTCGAGGGGTACATCGACGCGGGGGACACCGGGGAGCAGATCGTCGGGCGGCTGCTCGACACGCTGCCGCACCAGGTCGTGGCCCGCTTCGACGCGGACCGGCTCGTGGACTACCGGGCCCGCCGCCCGCTGCTGACCTTCCAGCGCGACCACTGGACCGAGTTCGAGGCGCCGGAACTCGACGTACGGCTGGTGCAGGACGCCACCGGCGCGCCCTTCCTGCTGCTCTCCGGCCCCGAGCCGGACGTGGAGTGGGAGCGCTTCGCCAAGGCCGTCGAGCAGATCGTGGAGCGGCTCGGCGTCCGGCTGTCCGTCAACTTCCACGGCATCCCGATGGGCGTGCCGCACACCCGGCCCGTCGGCATCACCCCGCACGGCAACCGCACCGACCTGATGCCCGGCCACCGCAGCCCGTTCGACGAGGCCCAGGTGCCCGGCAGCGCCGAGTCGCTCGTCGAGTTCCGGCTCGGGCAGGCCGGCCACGACGTGCTGGGCGTCGCCGCGCACGTCCCGCACTACATCGCCCGCTCCCCGTACCCGGACGCCGCGTTGACGGCGCTGGAGGCGATCACGGCCGCGACCGGACTGGTGCTGCCGGGCGTCGCGCACTCGCTGCGCGCCGAGGCGCACCGGACCCAGACCGAGATCGACCGTCAGATCCGGGAGGGCGACGAGGAACTGGTCTCGCTGGTCCAGGGCCTTGAGCACCAGTACGACGCGGCGGCCGGCTCCGAGACCCGCGGCAACATGATCGCCGAGCCCGCGGAGATCCCGTCCGCGGACGAGATCGGGCGCGAGTTCGAGCGCTTCCTGGCGGAGCGCGAAGGCGACGCGTAG
- the coaE gene encoding dephospho-CoA kinase, producing MLKVGLTGGIGAGKSEVSGLLARYGAVIVDADRIAREVVEPGTPGLAAVVEAFGESVLTPEGTLDRPGLGAIVFADQEKLRTLNAIVHPLVRDRSAELEAAAGPGAIVVNDVPLLAENGLAPLYDLVVVVDAAPETQLARLTGRRGMAESEARARMAAQATREQRLAVADLVIDNDGPLAALEPQVRKVWAELVERAAAAAETG from the coding sequence ATGCTGAAAGTGGGTCTGACGGGCGGCATCGGCGCCGGCAAGAGCGAGGTGTCCGGGCTGCTGGCCCGGTACGGAGCGGTGATCGTGGATGCGGACCGCATCGCGCGGGAGGTCGTGGAACCGGGCACCCCCGGACTCGCGGCCGTCGTCGAGGCCTTCGGGGAGTCCGTACTGACCCCCGAGGGAACCCTCGACCGGCCCGGGCTCGGTGCGATCGTCTTCGCCGACCAGGAGAAGCTGCGCACGCTCAACGCGATCGTGCACCCCCTGGTCCGGGACCGCTCGGCCGAGCTGGAAGCCGCCGCCGGGCCCGGCGCGATCGTCGTGAACGACGTGCCGCTGCTCGCCGAGAACGGGCTGGCGCCGCTGTACGACCTGGTGGTCGTGGTGGACGCGGCGCCCGAGACGCAACTGGCCCGCCTGACCGGTCGGCGCGGGATGGCCGAGAGCGAGGCCAGGGCCCGGATGGCGGCGCAGGCCACGCGCGAGCAGCGGCTCGCCGTCGCCGACCTGGTGATCGACAACGACGGTCCGCTTGCGGCGCTGGAGCCGCAGGTCCGGAAGGTGTGGGCGGAGCTCGTCGAACGGGCCGCCGCTGCCGCCGAAACGGGCTGA
- a CDS encoding tetratricopeptide repeat protein — translation MSDKSGTSPETHVIDYRAAEQLLAARDPRGAVKLLDSVIAVHPENTAARLLRARAFFAAAQLRPAELEFELVLEREPDNAFAHFALARTLQRSGRPEPARRHFRLAAALDPNPEYLAAARFED, via the coding sequence GTGTCCGACAAAAGCGGTACCAGCCCGGAGACGCACGTCATCGACTACCGCGCCGCCGAACAGCTGCTCGCGGCCCGGGACCCGCGGGGTGCCGTCAAGCTGCTCGACTCGGTGATAGCGGTGCACCCCGAGAACACCGCGGCCCGGCTGCTGCGGGCCCGGGCCTTCTTCGCTGCCGCCCAGCTCCGTCCCGCGGAGCTGGAATTCGAGCTGGTGCTGGAGCGGGAGCCGGACAACGCCTTCGCGCACTTCGCGCTGGCCCGGACCCTCCAGCGGTCGGGACGGCCCGAGCCCGCCAGGCGGCACTTCAGGCTGGCGGCGGCCCTCGACCCGAATCCGGAGTACCTGGCGGCGGCCCGCTTCGAGGACTGA
- a CDS encoding DUF6343 family protein: protein MRTGNEPLTARSPLRLRFWLSVWGMIWAVAGTAVFALSERPGWAITCALLTLLIGADLMVVVHRLHQGAHYQPGPDIPPYEPPGHDDPPGR from the coding sequence ATGCGTACCGGTAACGAACCGCTGACCGCCCGCAGCCCTCTGCGACTGCGGTTCTGGCTCAGCGTCTGGGGCATGATCTGGGCGGTCGCGGGCACCGCGGTGTTCGCGCTGTCCGAGCGGCCCGGCTGGGCGATCACCTGTGCCCTGCTGACGCTCCTGATCGGCGCCGACCTGATGGTGGTCGTGCACCGCCTCCACCAGGGCGCCCACTACCAGCCGGGCCCCGACATCCCGCCCTACGAGCCGCCCGGCCACGACGACCCGCCCGGCCGGTGA
- a CDS encoding helix-turn-helix domain-containing protein — translation MRELKGRAGLSYGTLARRLHTSTSTLHRYCNGDAVPAEFAVVDRFARACGASPAEALDLHRAWLLADARRRAGVRENTARAEPAVPAQAPAGAPAGTVAGAVAEASAAAVTEAVTEAAAEELSGAAPAAAGGAEPAGRAEPADRVDPAGGQLPAVLVGPTPVPAAGTPWYRRRGRAVAVAGAAAGLIAVLALAAGLPGGDAERKDGLRPPAPLTGTRIPGGGAAPTTAGSATPSPSAAPSPSGTTATAQASVPPSGRPSARPSASRTGPAAVPARPLTLGVRSQVWQNGCDHAYLIGRRPQDVPAPPVEQDAAVWASAQRAVHAERQIVEVTVAGRTAHPVVLQALHVRVTGRGTPLPWNVYTMSQGCGGSLTPAVFTVNLDAPRPLARPVAGHDGEHEIPAPALPMRVSAREPVVLRVEASASGCDCGWYLELRWTAGGRSGTARIDDGGRPFRTSAAAGRPTYGYASESGRWTAG, via the coding sequence ATGCGGGAGTTGAAGGGGCGGGCGGGGCTCAGCTACGGCACCCTCGCGCGGCGGCTGCACACGAGCACGTCGACGCTGCACCGGTACTGCAACGGGGACGCCGTGCCCGCGGAGTTCGCCGTGGTCGACCGGTTCGCCCGGGCCTGCGGGGCGTCGCCGGCCGAGGCGCTGGACCTGCACCGGGCCTGGCTGCTCGCCGACGCCCGGCGGCGGGCGGGCGTACGGGAGAACACGGCGCGCGCGGAGCCGGCCGTACCGGCGCAGGCGCCGGCCGGGGCGCCGGCCGGGACGGTGGCCGGGGCGGTGGCCGAGGCGTCGGCGGCAGCGGTGACCGAGGCGGTGACCGAGGCGGCGGCTGAGGAGCTGTCAGGGGCCGCGCCGGCGGCCGCGGGTGGCGCGGAACCGGCGGGTCGCGCGGAACCGGCGGATCGGGTGGATCCGGCCGGTGGGCAGCTTCCGGCCGTGCTGGTGGGGCCGACGCCGGTGCCGGCGGCAGGGACGCCCTGGTACCGGCGTCGTGGGCGGGCGGTGGCCGTGGCGGGCGCGGCGGCCGGGCTGATCGCCGTACTGGCGCTCGCGGCCGGTCTGCCCGGTGGCGACGCGGAGCGGAAGGACGGGCTGCGTCCGCCGGCGCCGCTCACCGGCACCCGGATCCCCGGGGGCGGGGCCGCCCCGACCACGGCCGGCTCCGCCACGCCGTCCCCGTCGGCCGCACCCAGCCCGTCCGGCACGACGGCGACCGCGCAGGCCTCCGTGCCTCCGAGCGGCCGCCCGTCGGCGCGGCCGTCCGCGAGCCGTACCGGCCCGGCGGCCGTGCCCGCGCGGCCGCTGACCCTCGGGGTGCGCTCGCAGGTCTGGCAGAACGGCTGCGACCACGCGTACCTCATCGGGCGCCGCCCGCAGGACGTGCCCGCACCGCCCGTCGAGCAGGACGCCGCGGTCTGGGCGTCGGCGCAGCGCGCCGTGCACGCCGAGCGCCAGATCGTCGAGGTCACGGTGGCCGGGCGGACCGCGCATCCGGTGGTGCTGCAGGCGCTGCACGTGCGCGTGACGGGCCGCGGGACCCCGCTGCCCTGGAACGTGTACACGATGTCCCAGGGGTGCGGCGGCTCGCTCACGCCCGCCGTCTTCACGGTCAATCTGGACGCGCCGCGTCCGCTGGCGCGGCCCGTTGCCGGGCACGACGGGGAGCACGAGATCCCGGCCCCCGCCCTGCCGATGCGGGTCTCGGCCCGGGAGCCCGTGGTGCTGCGCGTCGAGGCGAGCGCGAGCGGCTGCGACTGCGGCTGGTACCTGGAGCTCCGGTGGACCGCCGGCGGCAGGTCGGGGACCGCCCGCATCGACGACGGCGGACGGCCGTTCCGTACGAGCGCGGCGGCGGGACGGCCGACGTACGGTTACGCATCGGAGTCGGGACGCTGGACCGCCGGCTGA